The Microbacterium forte sequence CGGCCGTCTCCCCGGCCTTGACGGCATCGGCGCAGTGCATCCTGAGGCAGAAGGCGCAGCCGTTGAGCTGCGACGCCCGCACCTTGACCAGTTCGACGAGCAACGGCGAGAGTCCGGCATCCTCGGCTGCGGCGACCGCCTGGGCGTTGAACTCCAGCATCGCCTGATACGGGGCTGCGTAGACCTTGCCGATGTTGACGTGCGACACGTCGCCTCCTTCGCTCATGGGGCGCGGGATGCGCCTCCATGAGTACTGACGCCTCAGCATCCGGATCTGTGATGCGCCCGCGCCGCCTAGGCTGGATGCATGAACAAGAACTCGCTCTGGACCATCATCGGCGTCGTCCTCGCCGTCGTGATCGCCTGGTGGATCGTCAGCGCGCTCTTCTCGATCCTGTGGTTCATCGCGAAGCTCGCGATCGTCGCCGTCGTCGCGGTCGTGGTGTTCCTGGTGCTGCGCGGGATGTTCAGCTCGAAGGCAGACTGACCGGCGCCTCTGGTCACCACCCGGCGCTGATCAGGCGACCGGGGCGTTCGCTCCGACCCGGTAGCGGGCTGCGCGATGCGTGTCCTGCACGCGGTCGCCCTTGCCCTGCAGCTTGTTGCGCAGAGTTCCCGGCGTGTACTCGTTCGGGTAGACGCCGCGCTCGCGCAGCACGGGGATGACGTGCTCGATGACGTCCTGCCAGGTGCCGGGCGTGACCGCGTAGGCGAGGTTGAATCCGTCGATGTCGGTCTCCTCGACCCACGACTGCAGTTCGTCGGCGATCTCTACGCCAGAGCCCACGATCGTCGGCCCGAGGCCGCCGATCGCGTTGTGGCGGCCGAAGTCGCCGACGGTCCACTCGCGTCCGAGGTCGGCCTCCTCCTTGAGGTGCTGCAGCACCGACTGGATCGCGTTGGACTCGACGTTGCCGACGGGCTCGTCCTCGGCATACTGCGAGAGGTCGACGCCCATCCAGCCCGACATGAAGGTCAGCGCGCCCTCGGGGCTCGCGTAGGACAGGTATTCGGCGTGCTTCGCCGCGGCATCCGCGCTCGTGGCCCCCGTGATGACGGTGAGCAGCGTGTAGATCTTCGCGTCGTAGCGGTCGCGACCGGCGTCCTCCAGCGCATCGCGGATGCGCTTCACGGTGCCGGCGAGCACCTCCTTCGAGGGCGCGGCGACGAAGATCGCCTCGGCGTTCTCCGATGCGAAGCGCACACCGCGAGGGCTGGCTCCGGCCTGGTAGATGACCGGGGTGCGCTGCGGCGACGGCTCGGAGATGTGGATGCCGGGAACGCTGAAGTGCTTTCCCTCGTGGCCGATCGGGTGCACCTTCGCCGGGTCGGTGAAGATGCCGCGCTCGCGGTCTTCGACGACGGCGTCGTCTTCCCACGATCCCTCCCACAGCTTGTAGAGCACCTCGACGTACTCGTCGGCGTGGTCGTAGCGGTCGTCGTGCGCGAGCTGATCGTGCTGACCCATGTTGCGGGCGGCGCTGGGCAGGTAGCCGGTCACGACGTTCCAGCCGACGCGTCCGTTGGTCAGGTGGTCGAGGGTGCTCAGACGCCGTGCGAACGGATAGGGGTGCTCGAAGGCGGTGCCGGCGGTGATGCCGAAGCCGAGGTGCTCGGTGACCGCCGCCATCGCGCTCACGAGCAGGATCGGGTCGTTCACGGGAACCTGTGCGCCGTTGCGGATCGCCGCCTCGTTGGTGCCGCCGTAGACGTCGTAGGTGCCGAGCACATCGGCGATGAAGATGCCGTCGAAGGTCGCGCTCTCGAGCAGCTTCGCAAGATCCGTCCAGTACGAGATGGTGTTGTACTGGCGCGAGCGGTCATCCGGGTGTCGCCACAGACCGGACGACTGGTGGGCGACGCAGTTCATGTCGAAGGCGTTGAAGCGGATCTGACGGGTCATGGGGTCAAGCAAAACCCGCGGAGGCGCCCCGTGTCAGCCCCCGCGACACGGGGCGACACATTCGTCGGTCGAGTCCGGCCGGGTCAGCCCCGGTCGCCGTCGACTGTCTTCGTGGTGGAGGTGATCGGACGCGGATCGGGCATGATCGTCTCGACCTGCGGTTTGGCGTTCGCCTGCGCTCGGCACCAGACGACGAATCCGACCGCGGTGAAGACGCCGTAGAACACGTACATGAGTCCGGTCGCGTAGAAGCCTGAGCTGAACAGCAGCGGCACGCCCACGACGTCGACGGCGATCCAGATCAGCCAGAACTCCGTCCACCCCTTGGCCATGCCGTAGGTGGCGAGCA is a genomic window containing:
- a CDS encoding LLM class flavin-dependent oxidoreductase, producing MTRQIRFNAFDMNCVAHQSSGLWRHPDDRSRQYNTISYWTDLAKLLESATFDGIFIADVLGTYDVYGGTNEAAIRNGAQVPVNDPILLVSAMAAVTEHLGFGITAGTAFEHPYPFARRLSTLDHLTNGRVGWNVVTGYLPSAARNMGQHDQLAHDDRYDHADEYVEVLYKLWEGSWEDDAVVEDRERGIFTDPAKVHPIGHEGKHFSVPGIHISEPSPQRTPVIYQAGASPRGVRFASENAEAIFVAAPSKEVLAGTVKRIRDALEDAGRDRYDAKIYTLLTVITGATSADAAAKHAEYLSYASPEGALTFMSGWMGVDLSQYAEDEPVGNVESNAIQSVLQHLKEEADLGREWTVGDFGRHNAIGGLGPTIVGSGVEIADELQSWVEETDIDGFNLAYAVTPGTWQDVIEHVIPVLRERGVYPNEYTPGTLRNKLQGKGDRVQDTHRAARYRVGANAPVA